A portion of the Malania oleifera isolate guangnan ecotype guangnan chromosome 3, ASM2987363v1, whole genome shotgun sequence genome contains these proteins:
- the LOC131151537 gene encoding uncharacterized protein LOC131151537, with protein sequence MAAELPILKDAQLRRLANIIYGQEVQAIQHIQFGSKPEHVKYLRTSRSNYEVALALLDAGAGLVKSKSAATADKDDRRSLTARNVYDYTVYCVHLALEGISNYTVRSDYLSKVKEHADELITTLREMHPKDVTKIVKLANDATQYRDKMLEYFKS encoded by the coding sequence atgGCTGCAGAGCTTCCCATTCTCAAGGATGCGCAGTTGCGCCGGCTGGCTAATATAATTTACGGCCAAGAAGTACAGGCCATACAACACATCCAATTCGGCTCCAAACCCGAGCATGTCAAATACCTCCGCACCAGCAGAAGCAATTACGAGGTGGCTTTGGCCCTCCTCGATGCCGGCGCTGGCTTGGTGAAGAGCAAGTCCGCTGCCACAGCAGACAAAGACGACCGCCGGTCCTTGACCGCTCGCAACGTCTACGATTACACTGTGTACTGCGTCCACCTCGCACTAGAGGGCATCTCAAACTACACGGTGAGAAGCGACTACCTCAGCAAAGTAAAAGAACACGCGGATGAACTGATTACAACTCTGAGGGAGATGCACCCCAAAGATGTTACCAAAATCGTTAAACTGGCCAACGATGCGACTCAGTACAGGGACAAGATGCTGGAGTATTTTAAGAGCTAG